CAGTTCGCACGGTCCATCCTGCGGGCGGAGGCCGTCGTACGGCTGTCTCCGGAGGGCGTGCGGAGACTCGCGTACGTCGTCGACCCCGCGTCCGCCAGACAGGCGCTGGACGGGTGCGGTGACCCCGACGGGCGGGGCTGGGTGACGGTCACTCTCCCCGTCGAGTCCGAGGAGGTCGCCCATGGGCAACTGACGGGGCTCGGGCCGGAGGTGGAGGTGCTCTCGCCGGCGGCGCTGCGGGAGCGATTCGCGGGGGACGCGGTGCGGCTGGCGGCGCTGTACCGGGAAAACGCCTCGTAGCCCGCGGTTTTACCGTCGGCATGTGCGTGCATAACAATCTGCGGCACTCCGCGTGCGTCACTCCCGTTCAGGCCCGATGCTGGACCCGTGATGGACGAGACGGAGTTCTGGGAGCTGGTGGACACGACCCGCGAGGCCGTCGAGGGCGACCCCGAGGACCACGCCGACCTGCTCGTCGAACGGCTCGTCCAGCTGGACCCGGACGCCGTGCTCGACTTCGCCCGTCACTTCGAGGCCCGCTACAACCGCGCCTACCGCTGGGATCTGTGGGGCGCGGCGTGGGTCCTGCTCGACGGGGTGAGCGACGACGCCTTCGACTTCTTCCGGTGCTGGCTGATCGGCCAGGGCCGGGAGGTCTTCGAGGGCGCGATGCACGATCCCGACTCGCTCGCCGACCTCCTCGACGACTTCGACGAGGACCTCGACGGGGACGGTGAGGAGCTCGGGTACGCCGCGGACGAGGCGTACGAGCAGCTGACCGGGGTCGTCGCGCCCGACCTGGGCCTTCCGCCCGCGTCGCCCGAGCCGGAGGGTACGCCGCTCGACTTCGAGAACGAGTCCGTGCTGGCCGAGCGCTATCCCAAGCTGTGGGAGCGCTTCAGGGACTGAGGCAACGTGGCGTACGGGGTGACGTACGGGAGGCGTGTCTCGTGGTTCTTGTGGCTTTCGTGGTCTTCGTGGTTCTCGTGGACGTGGTGCGGGGGTGCGGCGTTGGCTCGGTCCAGTGCCGAGGCGGTGGCCGCGGCGGGTCCCACGAGGACCGTCACCACGGCGCAGGCCACGGCCCACGGGGTCCGCAAAGCGGTGTTCCAACCCCGCGCGCCGGCCGCCTTGTTCGTCTTGCCCGTCTTCTCGGTACGCCTGCTGCTCATCTTCCCCACCTCCGGTCGGCTGCTACGGGAAGAACGCTAGGGAGGGCCAATCTGAGACACCGTTGCCTCGACTGTGCCCTGTCTGTGAACACGTTTCTCGCCCCCGCCGCCCCTACCCGTCCCATCCTCAACCTGGGGGCTCCGCCCCCAGCCCCCCATCGGACTGAACGGCCTCGTCCTCAATCGCCGGACAGGCTAGAGATGCGCGCCAGCGCCCTCGAGGGTCGCGGGGAACTGCGCGCCCAGCCTCCACGGGCCGTCGGGCGGGCACGGGATGCGGAGCGAAGCCCCCGCCCCAGGGGCGCGGGGAACTGCGCGAACGGCGCCCGCCGGGCCGCGGTCGAAGAACTGCCGGCGGCCGGGGATGCGGGGCGCAGCCCCGTTCTAGGGGAGCGGGGAACTGCGCGACCAGCCCCCACCGGGCCCGCAGCCAAACGAATCCGGGTGGGCGGGGAATGCGGGGCGCGGCCCCCGCCCCAGGGGCCGGGGGAACTGTGCGAGCGGCGCCCGTCGGCCGGCGGGCGAAGTGCGCCGGCGGGGTCAGCGGCCCTGGAGGTGGGCGGCTCGGGAGCGGATTCGGGGGAGTTGGGACGCCAGCGCGGCGCCCGGACAGTTGGTCATGAAGCCCGCGTCGTGGCCGGCCAGCGTGGGCAGCACCGCACTCGTACCGGCGGTGTAACGGCTGAGGTCGTTGCTGGAGACGAGCCGCACCGTGGCACGGGGATCCACGTCGGACAGCCCCAGCTTCCACGCCGCCAACGAAGCGATCGCCTCGGTCATCGCCCGCGGCACCGGCGTCCCCGCCCCGAACGTACCGATGGCCGCGATCCCCGCGGTGCCATGGTTGAACCCCTGCGTATGCGCTCCGGTGACGGCCCGGTCGACCCCGCCCGCCCGCCCCTCGTAGATCGTGCCGCAGCGGTCGACGAGGAAGTTGTACCCGATGTCGTCCCACCGCCGGATGCCGGTCTGACCGGCGTACAGGGAGCGGATGATGCGGGGCACGTCGGCGCACTCGTACGCGTTCGGCGAGTCGGTGTGGTGCACGAAGACCGCGACGACGTGGTCGTCGTAGCGGGCGGGCGGCTGCGCGTGCGTGCTCCCGGCGTCCAGCCACCGCGACCGAGGCACGATGACCGGTCGCGCCGCGCGATGCGGACCCGCGGGTAGCGGCGCGGCCACCGACCGCTCGCGCCCGACGACCCTCCGGTCGCCCCCCACCGCACACACCACCAGCGCGAGCACGGCGAGCAGACCGGGCACGCACCCGAGCGCGACGACGGTGGCACGCCGCGCCCACACCCTCCGCGCGAGCCGCGTCCGGACCCCCCGCGCCTTTCGGAAGACACGCATGGAGCCACCCTGACCCGGTTCCGATCCCCCCGCGATGTGTGCTGTGCCACCTGGTGGAACCATCGTCCTGGTCCGGGACGTTTTTACAGGTCCACGCACGCGTGGCCGTTTCCCGGCTCCACGCGCGCGTGCCTGATCACTGGGCCTGCCCCACGCGTACTAAGGGGCCCAAGAGAAAGGCGGCTCCGTGGACCTGCTCGACATCCTGCTGTTGCTGGTGATCCTTGCTTACGCGGCGTCCGGCTACCGGCGCGGGCTGGTAGCCGGCTGTGTCTCGCTCGCCGGGTTCGTGGGCGGCGCCGTCATCGGCGTATGGGTGCTGCCGTGGATGATGGACCTGGTGACGGCGGGGACGTCGGCGGCGACGGTGACGGCCGTGCTGACGGTGCTGGTACCCGCCGTGGTGGGCCACGAGCTGGCGGGCCGGCTGGCGCTGAAGCTGCGCCGCGAACTGGACCAGGGGCCGCTGCGGGTGGCCGACGGGGTCGGCGGAGCGGCGGCGAACACGGTGGCGGTGCTGCTGGTGGCCTGGGTCGCCGCGAGCGTCCTGGGAGCCTCCTCGTCCACCCTCATCACCCAGTCGATCCGCAACTCCGCGCTGCTGGGCGCCGTACAGACGGCGATGCCGGACACCACGCCCACCTGGTTCTCGCGGGCCACCTCGGCGCTGACGGAGGCGGGCTTCCCGCAGGTCTTCAACCCGTTCGAGAACGAGCCGACGGCGGGTGTCGCGAAGCCCTCCGGCGACAGCGTCACCGCGGCGGCGACGAGCGCCGCCAAGCGCAGCACGGTGAAGATCGAGGGCGCCGCGGGCAACCAGGGCCGGGAGGGCAGCGGGTTCGCGTACGCGGCGCAGCACGTGATGACCAACGCCCACGTGGTGGCGGGCATCGACAACCCGACCGTGCGGGTGGGCGGTGTGGGCCGTGTGTACTCGGCGCGGGTGGTGTTCTTCGACCCGCGCAAGGACGTCGCGGTCCTGTACGTGCCGGACCTCAGGGTCCCCCTCCTGCGTTTCGACGACAGCGCCAAGCGCGGCGACTCGGCGGTCGTCGCGGGCTATCCGCAGGACGGTGGTCTGGATCTCCAGGCGGCCACGGTCGCAGGCCGGATCAACGCGCGGGGCCAGAACATCTACAACTCGAGCATGGTCACCCGGGAGATCTACTCGGTCCGCTCCACCGTCCGCCCCGGCAACTCCGGCGGCCCGCTCCTCACCACCGGCGGCAGGGTGTACGGCGTCGTGTTCGCCCGCTCGACCTCGGACAACGAGACGGGTTACGTCCTGACGGCCGACGAGGTCGCGGGCGACGCCCAGCGCGCGGCGGCCGCGACGACACCGGTGGACACGGGTGACCTGATCACCTCGTAGCTCAGAGAAAGCGGCCCATGAACACGTCGTCGACGTACTGGCCGTCGAGCAGGAACTCCTCGGGCAGGACGCCCTCCACCTGGAAGCCCTCGGACTCGTACAGCTTCCGTGCCGGGGCGTTGTGCCCGAGGACGCGCAGCGTGATCCGTCGGGCGCCCTGCCGTCGGGCCCCGTCCATCACGGCCCGCAGCAGCTCTCGTCCTACGCCCGCGCGGCGCGCCTCCTCGGCGACGACAAGTCCCTGGATCTGCCGGACGTGGGAGTTGCAGGCGAGGGGCGTGGGATAGCCCAGCCGGATGTAGCCGACGAGGACGCCGTCGAGTTCGGCGACGTGGTGGTCCCGGGGGCCGAACCGCTCGTTGTAGAAGGGTTCGTACGGCGGCTGGGGGCGCGGCATGACGGCGTGCTGGGTCGACCAGGTGACACGGTCGAGACGGCCGAGCGCGTCCTCGTCGTCGAGGGTGGCGATGCGTATGTGCGGTACCGGCATGAAGGTCACTTTACGGCGGCCCCGCGCAGTTCCGTCCGGTACTTTCCCGGCGCGCGCGGCAGGATGGGCGCATGAACGACTCACCGCTCGCCCCGGATTCCCGTAGGTCCCGTGTCGCGATCGCCGGCGCGTCCGGCCTGATCGGTTCGGCACTGACGCGCTCCCTGACCGCGGACGGACACGAGGTGGTCCGCCTCGTACGGCGTGCGCCCCGCGGGAAGGACGAGGTGCGGTGGGATCCGGACGGGCAACGGATGGACGCCGCGGGGCTCGCCGGGTGCGCGGCGGTCGTCAATCTCGCGGGGGCGGGGGTCGCTTCGCAGCGGTGGACGGAGGCGTACAAGCGGAAGATCCTGGACAGCCGGGTGCGCGGGACGGCGACGCTGGCCACGGCGGTGGCCTCCCTCGACGAGCGGCCACGGGTGTTCGTCAACGGGAGTGCGATCGGGTTCTACGGCGAGACGGGCGACCGGGTGGTGGACGAGTCGGCACCGCCCGGGGAGGGATTCCTTCCCTCCGTGTGCGTGGCGTGGGAGGGGGCGGCGGCACCGGCGCGGGAGGCGGGTGTCCGTACCGTCTTCGCCCGTACGGGGCTGGTGGTGGCCCGTGAGGGCGGGGCGTGGGGGAAGCTCTTTCCGCTCTTCAAAGCGGGGCTCGGTGGGCGGATGGGGGACGGCCGCCAGTACTGGAGCTACATCTCCCTGCATGACGAGGTGGCCGCGATCCGGCATCTCATCGACACGTCGTCGCTGTCCGGGCCGGTGAACCTCACCGCGCCGACGCCCCTCACCAACCGGGAGATCACCGAGGCGATGGGGCGCGTCCTGCATCGGCCCACCGTCTTCCCCACCCCGGCTCCTCTCCTGCGCCTCGCCCTCGGCGGCATGTCCGGCGACATCCTGGGCAGCCAACGCGTCCGCCCCACCCGCCTGCTGTCCTCCGGCTTCACCTTCGCCTTCCCGTCGATCGAGGGAGCGTTGCGAGCGGCGCTGCACTGAAGAACGTTCCTCGCCGCCGCCCCTGCCCGTCCCTTCCCCCCATGGGGGCTCCGCCCCTGAACCCCCGACCGGCCTCATCCTCAAACGCCGGACGGGCTGAAGGCTCTCAGGGGCACGGGGAACTGCTCGAGCAACCCCCACCGGCCCGCAGTCGAACCAGTCCGGGCGCCCGGGGATGCGGGGCGGGGCCCCGCCCCAGGGGCGCGGGGAGCTGCGCGAACGGCCCCCGCTCACCCGCGGACGAAGAATCCGTGCACCCCCATGCGACCGTGCACGCCCGACGCGCGACTGTCCACGGCCCCGGACGCACCTACCCTCGACCCGAACTCGGGTATCCCCAGGGCAGGTTGGGGGCATGACGTTCCCACCGGCCGCGCAACCTCGAGGAGGGGTACGTGCTAGAGCCCGTAAGCAAGGCGGACGTGGACGTCGTCATCGTCGGGGCCGGAGCCGCGGGACTCGCGGCCGCCCAGCACCTGGCCAGGGCAGGCCTCACGACGAAGGTTCTGGAGGTCGCCCCCACCGTGGGCGGCCGCATGACGACGGAGAAGGTGGACGGCTTCCGGCTCGACCGCATCGGTCGGCTCCTGTCCACGTCGTACCCCGAACTGCACCGCACCCCGGGCCTGAACACCCTGGCCCTGCGCCCGTTCTCCCCGGGCGTGCTGCTGCACAGCGACGGCCGTCACCACCGAGCCGCCGCCCCCACCACCCCCCGGAGCGCAAGGGGCGCACTCACCGCAGCACGCGCCCTCGCGAGCGCCCCCCGTCTCCCCCGGAGCCAGTCCTCCCGCCCCGGCCCCCTCGGCGGCCACCTCGACCAGACCCGGCTGGCCACCGCCCTCGCCCGCCTCGCCGTCACACCACCCGAACGCCTCCTCACCCGCCCCGACCTCCCCACCGCACAGGCGCTGACCACCCGTGGTCTGCCGCCCCGCGCGGTCGACGGTTTTCTGCGCCCCCTGCTCGCCGCACTCCTGTGCGACCCGGCCCTCACCACCTCCAGCCGCGCCGCCGACCTGGCCCTGCATTCGTTCGCGTCGGGGCGGCTGTGTCTGCCGGAGGGCGGCGCGGACACCCTGCCGGAGCTCCTGGCGGCCTCCCTGCCCCCGGGCACCGTCCACACCGGCGTCGAGGTCACTGCGGTCTCCACGACCACCGTGACGACGAAGGACCACGGCGAACTCAGCTGCCGGGCCATCCTGCTGGCGACCGGAGCCCGCGCCGCGGCCCGGCTGCTGCCCGGTCTGCGCGTCCCGGCCTTCCATCCGGTGACGGTCCTGCACCACACCACGGACGAGCCGCCGTTGACCGACCCGGCCCTGCTGCTGGACGCCGACCGGAGCGGCCCGGTGGCGCAGACCGCGGTCATCAGCCAGGTCGACCCTTCCCGCGCCCCCGCCGGACGGGCGCTCGTCTCCTCGACGGTGCTGGGCACTCCCCCGGCCGCCGCCCATCTGGACACCGCGGTCCGCGCCCAACTGGCCCGTCTCTACGGCACGTCGACGACCCGCTGGGAACTCCTCGCGGTCCACCACACCCGTGACGCGGTCCCCGCGATGCCCCCGCCGCACGACCTGCGCCGTCCTGTGCGCCTCCTGGCGGGCCTGTACGTCTGCGGGGACCACCGGGACACCGGCACGGTCCAGGGCGCCCTGCATTCGGGCCGCCGGGCCGCCCACGCCCTCCTGATGGACCTGGACGCCCGTCCGGCCGCGACGGAGGAGCCTCTGGAAACGGCGGCCTGAGTCAGCCCAGGGCCGCCACCCGATCCCGGTAGCCCCGTACGGGTGCCGCGTCCCGGTACGGTTCGAGCCGCCGCTCGAAGTCCCGTACGTACTCGACGGCTCGGACCGACCGCATCTCCGCCGCCTGCCCCGCGGCCTCGGCACCCAACAGGCAGGCCTGGTCGAGCTCCCCGAGCCCGAGCCGTGCCGAGGCGAGCACCACCCGGCAGAACAGCCGGCTGCGCGCGAAGCCGGGCGCCCGCAACTGCAGCGAGCGCTCGGCGTGCTGCGCCGCGGCCCGGTACTGCTGCAGATCCCGGTGGCAGTGCCCGAACTCGTCGGCGAGCTGCGCCTCGTCGAAGAACCGTGCCCAGTGCGGGGCCTCGTCCCCCGGCCGAGCGGATTCGAGGGCCCGCTCGGCGCGCACCAGCGACGCCGTGCAGGCCCGCACCTCGCCGAGTACGCCGTGCCCGCGCGCCTCCACGGAGTGCAGCAGCGCCTGGACGACGGGCGGCACGGACGAGCCGACGCCCTGCTGCGCGACCCGGGCGAGCTGCACGGCCTCGCGCCCGTGGCCGAGGTAGACCGCCTGCCGGCTCATGGTGACCAGGACGTAGGAGCCGTACGCCCGGTCGCCGGCCGCCTGCGACAGCCGCAGCGCCTGCACGAAGTAGCGCTGCGCGAGCCCGTGCGCGCCGATGTCGTACGAGGTCCAGCCGGCGAGGCGGGTGAGGTCGGCGGCGGCCGCGAACAGGCGGCGGCCGGTCTGCTCGCCGTACGCGCCGCGCAGCATGGGCTCGGCCTCGTGCTCCAGGTAGCGGACCAGGGCCTGGCGGGCGTGGCCGCCGCCGTAGGCGTGGTCGAGGGCGCGGAACAGCTCGCCCACCGAGCGCAGGGCGGCGATGTCCCCGCCGGTGACCTTCTGGCCGGGGCCGCGTTCGGTCTGGCTGCGTTGGCGGGGGACCGCGGGCCGCCCCTGGGCGGGGATGCGCGCGGCGGCCTGGTCACCGCGGCTCACCCGGTCGTCGGCCCGTCCGATCAGCCAGTCGCGGCTGGGGACGACGAGTCCCGCCGGGGTGAAGGCGATCTTGCGGAGCTCGGCGTGGCTGCCGGAGTCCTTGCGCCACAGGCCGCTGACGATGTCGACGGCCTCCTCGGGGGTCGCGGCGAACTCGAGGCCCGCGTAGACCGGCGCGCAGGCGTCGAGCCCGAGGTCCTGCGCGGTGAGGCGACGGCCGAGGCGCCGTGTGAACACCTCGGCGATGAGGGCGGGCGTGGTGCCGCGGGGCTGCTGCCCGCGCAGCCACCGCGTCACCGATGTCTTGTCATATCTCAGGTCAAGTCCGTGTTCGAGTCCGAGCTGGTCCACGCGACGGGCGAGACCTGCGTTGGAGAACCCCGCTTCTGCGATGAGCGCGGCGAGCTGGCGATTGGGAGTGCGCTGCGCGGGTCGTTCCGTCATCTGCGGTGCGGTCTCCTGCCTTCCGGGCATCACTGGGTGCCCGGATTGCCTGTGAGCAGCCCTTATGGCCTCATGGACGGCGCGAATGTAGCGGAGAGTAAGCACCTGATCGCACGCATCGGCATACATTCATCCGATCGTGTGAGGATTGACCGCTGGGCTGACGCGCACGGCCCGGACGTACAGTGGCGTGGGCGCGTTACGTACCTGACGAAAGGTTCTTTCGCCTGCCGCGCAACGGGCCCGCCGGTTGCCACACCACAGGTTCTGAAGGTTCTGAGGCTTCTAGGGAGGCGCTTGCCGTGAGTGAGTTGCGGTTCGTCCGCATGGGATTCGGTGCCGAGGCCGTGGAGTACCAAGAGGCCTGGGACGAGCAGCGCCGCGTGCATGCCGCCCGTTTCCTGGACGAGGTCCCCGACACCTGTCTGCTCCTGGAGCACCCGCCGGTCTACACGGCGGGCCGGCGTACGGCGGACAGCGAACGACCCCTCGACGGCACGCCCGTGGTCGACGTGGACCGCGGCGGCAAGATCACCTGGCACGGGCCCGGGCAGCTCGTGGGCTACCCGATCCAGAAGCTGCCGCGCCCGGTGGACGTGGTGGCGCACCTGCGGCGGCTCGAAGAGGTCATGATCCGGGTCTGCGCCGAGTTCGGCGTCGAGACCAGCCGGGTGGAGGGCCGGGCGGGCGTCTGGGTCCTGGGCGATCCCGTCGCCGCGCGCCCCTCCCTCGGCGGGCTCTCCCTCGACTTCGACCCGCGGCTGACGGACGAGGAGTTCGACCCCCGTCTGAACGGGCCCGAGTACGCGCCCTCCAACGCCGGGCAGCGGCGCGAGGACCGGAAGATCTGCGCCATGGGGATCCGGGTCGCCAAGGGCGTCACGATGCACGGCTTCGCCCTGAACGTGAATCCGGACACATCCTCTTTCGACAAGATCATCCCGTGCGGGATCAGGGACGCGGGGGTGACGTCCCTGGCGTACGAGCTGGGGCGCGACGTCACCATCGCCGAGGTCCTGCCGGTCGCGGAGAAGCACCTCCGCGACGTCCTGGAGAACGCCGACCTGCGCCCCCGCGAGGTCGAACGGGCCTCGGCCTGACAGAGGTCGAATCCGGGTGAGTGGGGGTTGCTCGCACAGTTCTCCGCGCCCCTGAGAGCCTTCAGCCCGTCCGGCGTTTGCGGACGAGGCCGTTCAGGCCGGTCGGGCACTCGGGGGCGGAGCCCCCGAGTGGGGAGGGGACGGGCAGGGGCGGCGGGGGCGAGAAAACCCCCGGGAATGCACCCCCGGTCCGCAAGGTTGCCCACCCCGGGGGCCGAGAACCGTACGGGCGTACCCTGGTGTACGCCGAAGAATCGAAGCTACAGGGAGCCGATGTGTCCGCAGTCGCACCCGACGGACGCAAAATGCTGCGCCTGGAGGTCCGGAACGCCCAGACCCCCATCGAGCGCAAGCCCGAGTGGATCAAGACCCGGGCGAAAATGGGCCCCGAGTACACGAAGATGCAGAACCTCGTGAAGAGCGAGGGCCTGCACACGGTCTGCCAGGAGGCGGGCTGCCCCAACATCTACGAGTGCTGGGAAGACCGCGAGGCCACGTTCCTCATCGGCGGCGACCAGTGCACCCGGCGCTGTGACTTCTGCCAGATCGACACGGGCAAGCCGGAGGCACTCGACCGCGACGAGCCTCGTCGCGTGGGCGAGTCCGTGGTCACGATGGACCTGAACTACGCCACCATCACCGGCGTCGCCCGCGACGACCTGGAGGACGGCGGAGCGTGGCTGTACGCCGAGACGGTCCGCCAGATCCACCGGCAGACGGCGGAGCGCGAGGCCGGCCGCACCAAGGTCGAACTCCTCGCCCCCGACTTCAACGCCGAGCCCGCCCAGCTCGCCGAGGTCTTCTCGTCGCGCCCCGAGGTCTTCGCGCACAACGTCGAGACGGTCCCCCGGATCTTCAAGCGCATCCGTCCGGGCTTCCGCTACGAGCGCTCGCTGAAGGTCATCACCGAGGCGCGCGACTACGGTCTGGTCACGAAGTCGAACCTCATCCTCGGCATGGGCGAGACCCGCGAGGAGGTCAGCGAGGCTCTCACGCAGCTGCACGAGGCGGGCTGCGAGCTGGTGACCATCACGCAGTACCTGCGTCCCTCCGTGCGCCACCACCCCGTCGAGCGCTGGGTCAAGCCGCACGAGTTCGTGGAGCTGAAGGAGGAGGCCGAGCAGATCGGCTTCTCCGGTGTCATGTCGGGCCCGCTGGTGCGCTCCTCGTACCGCGCCGGCCGGCTGTACCAGATGGCCATCGAGAAGCGGGGCGCGTACGTCGCCTCACAGGCGGTCTGAACACCCGTACGGAGTAGTGCGGGCGACACAATTTAAAACGCCGTACAACCCGAGCGGTGGCACTCAGTGCCACCGCTCGCGTGTGAATCGGCGCACAAGCAACTCCCCTCACAATGTGGCCAATTCACCGCGCTGCGGACCGTCCGCGCAGATGGGGACAGGCGTCAGGACGGCGTCATGCTGGAGGCCCGCCGCATCAAGGCTTCATTGGTGTTTGACCGGTCGGTCACGCCCTGGTAACACCAATCAGTGACCCTGGTCTTACGCCACGTACCGCCCCGTCCAGAGCCGCCATCCCGAGGGGGGACCTCCATCATGCAGGCCGCGCCCGTACGCGCCACAGCCATCCCGTCGTTCACCGATGCACTCCGTGCCGTCGAGTCGCTGCTCATGAGCAGCGGTCAGCGCACCGCCCGCCGCAACGCCTGGGCCTCCGTCCTGGAGGATCGCCGCCGCGCCAAGGACCGGGTCGAGGCGCAGCGCGTGCTGGAGTCCGTGGCG
This portion of the Streptomyces mirabilis genome encodes:
- a CDS encoding DUF4240 domain-containing protein; this encodes MDETEFWELVDTTREAVEGDPEDHADLLVERLVQLDPDAVLDFARHFEARYNRAYRWDLWGAAWVLLDGVSDDAFDFFRCWLIGQGREVFEGAMHDPDSLADLLDDFDEDLDGDGEELGYAADEAYEQLTGVVAPDLGLPPASPEPEGTPLDFENESVLAERYPKLWERFRD
- a CDS encoding peptidoglycan recognition protein, whose amino-acid sequence is MRVFRKARGVRTRLARRVWARRATVVALGCVPGLLAVLALVVCAVGGDRRVVGRERSVAAPLPAGPHRAARPVIVPRSRWLDAGSTHAQPPARYDDHVVAVFVHHTDSPNAYECADVPRIIRSLYAGQTGIRRWDDIGYNFLVDRCGTIYEGRAGGVDRAVTGAHTQGFNHGTAGIAAIGTFGAGTPVPRAMTEAIASLAAWKLGLSDVDPRATVRLVSSNDLSRYTAGTSAVLPTLAGHDAGFMTNCPGAALASQLPRIRSRAAHLQGR
- a CDS encoding MarP family serine protease, with translation MDLLDILLLLVILAYAASGYRRGLVAGCVSLAGFVGGAVIGVWVLPWMMDLVTAGTSAATVTAVLTVLVPAVVGHELAGRLALKLRRELDQGPLRVADGVGGAAANTVAVLLVAWVAASVLGASSSTLITQSIRNSALLGAVQTAMPDTTPTWFSRATSALTEAGFPQVFNPFENEPTAGVAKPSGDSVTAAATSAAKRSTVKIEGAAGNQGREGSGFAYAAQHVMTNAHVVAGIDNPTVRVGGVGRVYSARVVFFDPRKDVAVLYVPDLRVPLLRFDDSAKRGDSAVVAGYPQDGGLDLQAATVAGRINARGQNIYNSSMVTREIYSVRSTVRPGNSGGPLLTTGGRVYGVVFARSTSDNETGYVLTADEVAGDAQRAAAATTPVDTGDLITS
- a CDS encoding GNAT family N-acetyltransferase; amino-acid sequence: MPVPHIRIATLDDEDALGRLDRVTWSTQHAVMPRPQPPYEPFYNERFGPRDHHVAELDGVLVGYIRLGYPTPLACNSHVRQIQGLVVAEEARRAGVGRELLRAVMDGARRQGARRITLRVLGHNAPARKLYESEGFQVEGVLPEEFLLDGQYVDDVFMGRFL
- a CDS encoding TIGR01777 family oxidoreductase, whose protein sequence is MNDSPLAPDSRRSRVAIAGASGLIGSALTRSLTADGHEVVRLVRRAPRGKDEVRWDPDGQRMDAAGLAGCAAVVNLAGAGVASQRWTEAYKRKILDSRVRGTATLATAVASLDERPRVFVNGSAIGFYGETGDRVVDESAPPGEGFLPSVCVAWEGAAAPAREAGVRTVFARTGLVVAREGGAWGKLFPLFKAGLGGRMGDGRQYWSYISLHDEVAAIRHLIDTSSLSGPVNLTAPTPLTNREITEAMGRVLHRPTVFPTPAPLLRLALGGMSGDILGSQRVRPTRLLSSGFTFAFPSIEGALRAALH
- the lipB gene encoding lipoyl(octanoyl) transferase LipB is translated as MSELRFVRMGFGAEAVEYQEAWDEQRRVHAARFLDEVPDTCLLLEHPPVYTAGRRTADSERPLDGTPVVDVDRGGKITWHGPGQLVGYPIQKLPRPVDVVAHLRRLEEVMIRVCAEFGVETSRVEGRAGVWVLGDPVAARPSLGGLSLDFDPRLTDEEFDPRLNGPEYAPSNAGQRREDRKICAMGIRVAKGVTMHGFALNVNPDTSSFDKIIPCGIRDAGVTSLAYELGRDVTIAEVLPVAEKHLRDVLENADLRPREVERASA
- the lipA gene encoding lipoyl synthase; translated protein: MSAVAPDGRKMLRLEVRNAQTPIERKPEWIKTRAKMGPEYTKMQNLVKSEGLHTVCQEAGCPNIYECWEDREATFLIGGDQCTRRCDFCQIDTGKPEALDRDEPRRVGESVVTMDLNYATITGVARDDLEDGGAWLYAETVRQIHRQTAEREAGRTKVELLAPDFNAEPAQLAEVFSSRPEVFAHNVETVPRIFKRIRPGFRYERSLKVITEARDYGLVTKSNLILGMGETREEVSEALTQLHEAGCELVTITQYLRPSVRHHPVERWVKPHEFVELKEEAEQIGFSGVMSGPLVRSSYRAGRLYQMAIEKRGAYVASQAV